AGTAGAAGAGTCAAAGTCACCACTACCCAACCCAGCTTTAAAACTTTACACGATGATTACGTTGGATTGGTCGTTTGCTAATGCAGATAAGGGTGAGATTTTCCCCTGTTTAGAGGAGTTTGAGTTAGAAAGATGTCAAAAGTTATATATGGCATTACCTGTTTGCAATTTTCCATCTTTGAAATGTATCGACATTACATCTTGCAATGAATTGGTGACTGTATTTCGAGCAAGTTCACATGTTGAATCTACATACCCTCGCCTTAAAAAGTTGTTCATAAGGGGATGTCCAAGGGTTGAGTCATTTTCAGAAATGGGATTATTGCCCATTACTTTAAAAACTCTGTCCATTGAGTCATGCGATATGCTCATTGAAAATCGCATGAGATGGAATTTACAAAGAAACTTGTCACTGAAACAGTTAGAAATTATAGAATGTGGTGGAGTGGTAGATTCTTTTCCAGAGGAGTGGTTGCTTCCACCAACTTTAAGAATTCTCTCAATCAAATTTTGTTCAAACCTTAAAGTTCTAAATGGAAAAGGCTTTCAGCACCTAACCTCTCTTCAAGAATTGAATCTTCATTACTTGGAATAATTAGAGTGCTTACCAAATGAAGGACTGCCCCAGACTCTTACTTCTCTGGATATTGATGGTTGTGCTTTGCTAATTTCACGGTCCAATATGGGATCCCAAGAAGTTTATGGGCTTTGAGAAACTACTGATTGTCGACCTCTCTTTCAATAAGTTCAATGGAACATTGTCATCAGATTACTTTGCCAATTGGAGTGCCATTAATACACACAATAATAGTGTCGATAAGTCAAAGCCGGAGTACATCGATGACGGAAGCTACTATGAGTCGGTAACTGTGACTAATAAAGGCTTTGAAGTGGAATATGTCAGGATCTTAACCATCTTCACCTGTATCGATCTCTCAAACAATAATTTTCATGGCGAAATTCCAAAATCAGTAGGGgatctccaatcattgattgtGTTGAATCTATCGAGTAACAATTTTGAAGGCCACATCCCACTATCGATTGGGAATCTGAAACAAATTGAATCATTGGATCTCTCCAACAACAAGCTCTCTGGAAGAATACCTCAGGAATTGGCAGCTCTCACATTTCTTGCGTATCTCAACC
The Humulus lupulus chromosome 6, drHumLupu1.1, whole genome shotgun sequence DNA segment above includes these coding regions:
- the LOC133783290 gene encoding receptor-like protein 18 produces the protein MGFEKLLIVDLSFNKFNGTLSSDYFANWSAINTHNNSVDKSKPEYIDDGSYYESVTVTNKGFEVEYVRILTIFTCIDLSNNNFHGEIPKSVGDLQSLIVLNLSSNNFEGHIPLSIGNLKQIESLDLSNNKLSGRIPQELAALTFLAYLNLSNNQLTGPIPQGTQINKMKNYVAFHYQRNVIAVMSLQVHLNMNLNLNLRVVLVGKQCLWDMDVAFLVDCWVDISLFRRYKSE